One window of the Chitinophaga niabensis genome contains the following:
- the ubiE gene encoding bifunctional demethylmenaquinone methyltransferase/2-methoxy-6-polyprenyl-1,4-benzoquinol methylase UbiE produces the protein MASKDLQKTVPFEGSNLSKKEQIAHMFNDIAGRYDFMNHFMSLGVDVGWRKKALKLLVPLQPKMILDVATGTGDVAIMAQRMLQPDKVIGIDISEGMLAFGREKVAKAGLSDKITLQAGDSETISFPDTTFDAITAAFGVRNFENLEKGLAEMYRVLKPGGKMVILEFSNPTKTPIKQLYNFYFRYITPTIGKWIARNKAAYSYLPSSVKAFPQGQVMVDILQKIGFQAVTCKTLTFGICSIYCATR, from the coding sequence ATGGCGAGCAAAGATCTACAGAAAACGGTTCCTTTTGAAGGCTCAAATTTAAGCAAGAAGGAGCAGATAGCCCACATGTTCAATGATATTGCCGGGAGGTACGACTTCATGAACCACTTCATGAGCCTGGGAGTTGACGTGGGATGGCGTAAAAAAGCACTGAAACTCCTCGTTCCCCTTCAGCCCAAAATGATACTGGATGTAGCCACCGGCACAGGAGACGTTGCCATCATGGCACAACGCATGCTCCAACCTGATAAAGTGATAGGCATAGATATCTCCGAAGGCATGCTCGCCTTTGGCCGGGAAAAAGTGGCCAAAGCCGGCTTAAGTGATAAGATCACCCTCCAGGCCGGAGACAGTGAAACAATAAGTTTCCCCGATACAACGTTTGATGCCATAACCGCCGCTTTTGGCGTGCGGAACTTTGAGAACCTGGAAAAAGGACTGGCTGAAATGTACCGGGTACTGAAGCCCGGCGGTAAAATGGTCATTCTGGAGTTCTCAAACCCTACTAAAACACCTATTAAGCAATTATATAACTTTTATTTTCGTTATATTACACCTACGATCGGGAAATGGATCGCCCGGAATAAAGCAGCTTACTCGTATCTGCCCAGTTCCGTGAAAGCATTTCCACAAGGCCAGGTGATGGTTGACATTTTACAGAAAATTGGGTTTCAGGCTGTTACATGCAAAACGCTAACATTCGGCATATGTTCCATTTATTGCGCTACCCGATAG
- a CDS encoding glycoside hydrolase family 43 protein produces MKFLLLLLLAGSPKKDSIPLLLADPTIFTWKGTHYAFGTNANNGFHAFVSKDLVHWADSGMALTKGESFGDKGFWAPQVFQHNNKFYMAYTANEEIAIAESDHPAGPYKQKDLRSIPADKRQIDPFVFFDEGKIYMYHVRLDSGNRIFVGELNKDLSGFIPGTVRKCMQAGEGWENTANAPWPVMEGPTVIKKDKQYYMFYSCNDFRNIDYAVGVAVSNSPVGPWKRYEGNPIISRKNTGQNGSGHGDVLRVGNKWYYVFHVHNNEQRTGPRKTYIVELKWGKGFPAMIPASQRALFNNL; encoded by the coding sequence ATGAAATTCTTACTGCTGCTATTATTAGCCGGTTCTCCGAAGAAGGATAGTATTCCATTGCTGTTGGCGGACCCTACTATCTTCACCTGGAAAGGAACGCATTATGCATTTGGCACCAATGCCAATAATGGTTTTCATGCATTTGTGTCGAAGGACCTTGTGCATTGGGCGGATAGCGGTATGGCCTTAACGAAGGGGGAAAGCTTTGGGGATAAAGGATTCTGGGCGCCGCAGGTGTTCCAGCACAACAATAAATTCTATATGGCTTATACGGCTAACGAAGAGATCGCGATAGCAGAGAGTGATCATCCGGCAGGACCCTATAAACAGAAAGATCTTCGTTCCATACCTGCAGATAAAAGGCAGATAGATCCTTTTGTGTTTTTTGATGAAGGGAAGATCTATATGTACCATGTACGGCTGGATAGTGGTAACCGCATTTTTGTAGGAGAGTTGAATAAAGACCTGAGTGGCTTTATTCCTGGTACAGTCAGAAAATGCATGCAGGCAGGGGAGGGATGGGAGAACACTGCGAATGCTCCCTGGCCTGTAATGGAAGGACCTACAGTGATCAAAAAAGATAAGCAGTATTACATGTTCTACTCCTGTAATGATTTCAGGAATATTGATTACGCGGTGGGTGTTGCAGTGAGTAATTCACCAGTGGGGCCATGGAAAAGATATGAAGGTAATCCCATCATCAGCAGAAAGAATACAGGCCAGAATGGTTCCGGGCATGGAGATGTATTGCGTGTTGGTAACAAGTGGTATTATGTTTTCCATGTTCATAATAATGAACAGCGTACCGGGCCACGTAAGACTTATATCGTAGAACTGAAGTGGGGTAAAGGTTTTCCGGCGATGATACCTGCTTCTCAGCGTGCTTTATTTAATAACCTTTAG
- a CDS encoding YifB family Mg chelatase-like AAA ATPase: protein MLIKIFGSAVQGVEAITITIEVNVGQGTQFYLVGLPDNAVKESEYRIETVIKNIGYKMPRLRTIVNMAPADIRKVGAAYDLPIAVGILAASKQLTPVHDTTQFIIMGELSLDGTLRPIRGALPMALQAKKEGFKGIILPAQNAAEAAMVNGLDVYGIRHINEIISFLKGEISISPTPPIDYTPQHTFDLDFSEVKGQYFVKRGMEIAAAGGHNILMVGAPGVGKTMIAQRLPTILPPLTLQEALETTKIHSVVGKAGQVITSRPFRSPHHTISDVALVGGGSTPQPGEISLAQNGVLFLDEIPEFKSTALEVLRQPMEERKVTISRISFTVDFPSSFMLVASMNPCPCGYFNHPLKHCCCPPGAVQKYLNKISGPLLDRIDLHIEVTPVPPSLMIEDDVLNESSATIRERVITARGIQAQRFKNERHVIFCNAQMNNKQMHLYCRLLPQARTLLDRAMKHLHLSARAYNRILKVSRTIADLAGAEEIDSPHIAEAIEFRKLDRETWGQYQC from the coding sequence ATGTTAATTAAAATATTCGGCAGCGCCGTTCAGGGCGTGGAAGCCATTACCATCACCATAGAAGTGAATGTTGGCCAGGGTACACAGTTCTATCTTGTGGGCCTGCCAGATAATGCGGTAAAAGAAAGTGAATACCGCATTGAAACCGTTATCAAAAATATCGGCTACAAAATGCCACGCCTCCGCACGATCGTGAACATGGCGCCTGCAGACATCCGAAAAGTCGGTGCCGCTTATGATCTGCCTATTGCTGTGGGTATACTGGCGGCTTCCAAACAACTCACGCCGGTGCATGATACCACGCAATTTATCATCATGGGAGAGTTGTCGCTGGATGGAACATTAAGGCCAATTCGTGGCGCGTTGCCAATGGCGTTACAGGCAAAGAAAGAAGGCTTCAAAGGCATTATCCTTCCGGCACAGAATGCTGCAGAAGCTGCGATGGTGAATGGATTGGATGTTTACGGCATTCGCCACATTAATGAAATAATTTCCTTCCTGAAAGGTGAAATATCAATTTCTCCAACACCTCCCATAGACTATACACCCCAGCACACTTTTGATTTAGACTTCTCAGAAGTAAAAGGCCAGTATTTCGTAAAACGCGGAATGGAAATAGCAGCGGCAGGCGGGCATAATATCCTGATGGTTGGTGCACCAGGAGTGGGTAAAACAATGATCGCGCAGCGGCTCCCTACTATACTTCCACCATTGACCTTACAGGAAGCATTGGAAACAACAAAAATCCATTCTGTTGTAGGAAAAGCAGGTCAGGTGATCACAAGCAGGCCTTTCCGTTCCCCTCATCATACGATCAGTGATGTAGCTTTAGTAGGAGGAGGTTCAACACCACAGCCCGGAGAAATTTCCTTAGCGCAGAATGGCGTACTCTTTTTAGATGAAATACCTGAGTTTAAAAGCACCGCCTTAGAAGTATTGCGGCAACCTATGGAAGAAAGAAAGGTAACGATCTCACGTATCAGCTTCACTGTTGACTTCCCCAGCAGCTTTATGTTGGTGGCATCTATGAATCCCTGTCCCTGTGGATATTTCAATCATCCGCTCAAACATTGTTGCTGCCCACCGGGTGCTGTACAAAAATACCTCAATAAAATATCCGGCCCTTTATTAGACCGTATCGATCTGCATATTGAAGTAACGCCGGTTCCTCCTTCCCTCATGATTGAAGATGATGTACTAAATGAATCAAGCGCTACTATAAGGGAACGTGTTATCACAGCACGCGGCATTCAGGCACAGCGATTTAAAAATGAACGGCATGTCATTTTCTGCAATGCCCAAATGAATAATAAACAAATGCATCTTTATTGCAGACTACTCCCACAAGCACGAACACTTTTGGACAGAGCCATGAAACACCTGCATCTTTCTGCCCGCGCGTACAATCGTATCTTAAAGGTCAGCCGTACGATAGCAGACCTTGCAGGAGCAGAAGAGATAGATTCGCCACATATTGCAGAAGCAATAGAGTTCAGGAAACTGGATAGGGAAACCTGGGGGCAGTATCAGTGCTGA
- a CDS encoding MutS-related protein: MELDKTTYLDLSIFNREDEYSLFHKMDFTTTSGGREYLRTLFSTPLKDLKAIHDRQQMLQFLLDNETAWPPMISNGTIVVVENYLNAEIEPISSSDGVSLYLNAFITKTIYAPDFGFIKFSFDQLLNLINGFRMLVDTFDAAAAPTTLRLILERARVLLSHKEFDDIVALHNNNRLNYVEILRHDRLIRRRHKKVLWELTELYTRLDAYHSMAVAIRNFKLTFPKFQEEPKPHIEIKKLYHLILPQPVAYDVAMDPHRHFIFLTGANMAGKTTFIKAVGIAVFLAHLGMGVPAEQMQLTFFHGILSNIDVKDNIFKGESYFFNEVQRIKNTIIKISDKKNWLILIDEMFKGTNVEDAKNCSLAVINGLLQNHNCLFILSTHLYEIAEELRTEDQIIFKYFQSDVVDDDLRFTYELKDGIAKEKIGYLILKREKVIELLANMK; encoded by the coding sequence ATGGAGCTGGATAAAACAACCTACCTCGACCTATCGATCTTTAACCGGGAAGATGAATACTCCCTGTTCCATAAAATGGATTTCACCACCACGTCCGGAGGCCGGGAATATCTGCGCACCCTGTTCAGCACACCACTGAAAGACCTGAAAGCTATTCACGACCGCCAGCAGATGTTACAGTTCCTGCTGGACAATGAAACCGCCTGGCCACCAATGATCAGCAACGGTACCATTGTAGTAGTGGAGAATTACCTGAACGCAGAAATAGAACCTATCTCCAGTTCAGACGGTGTTTCTTTATACCTCAACGCCTTCATCACAAAAACCATTTACGCGCCTGATTTCGGGTTCATTAAATTCTCCTTCGATCAGTTACTGAATCTCATCAATGGCTTCAGAATGCTGGTAGATACATTTGATGCAGCCGCAGCACCCACTACCCTGCGCCTGATATTAGAAAGAGCCCGCGTACTCCTCAGCCACAAAGAATTCGATGATATCGTTGCCCTGCACAATAATAACAGGTTAAACTACGTGGAGATCCTCCGCCACGACCGGTTGATCCGCCGCAGGCATAAAAAAGTATTATGGGAACTCACGGAACTCTACACCCGCCTGGATGCTTATCACAGTATGGCCGTAGCTATCCGTAACTTCAAACTCACCTTCCCTAAATTCCAGGAAGAACCAAAGCCGCATATTGAGATCAAAAAATTATACCACCTCATCCTGCCGCAGCCCGTTGCTTATGATGTAGCCATGGATCCGCACCGTCACTTTATTTTCCTTACAGGTGCAAACATGGCCGGCAAAACAACTTTCATTAAAGCAGTAGGTATCGCAGTTTTCCTGGCACACCTGGGTATGGGTGTTCCGGCAGAGCAGATGCAGCTCACTTTCTTCCACGGGATCCTCAGCAACATCGATGTGAAGGACAACATCTTCAAAGGAGAAAGTTATTTCTTCAATGAAGTACAACGCATAAAGAACACCATCATCAAGATCAGTGACAAAAAGAACTGGCTCATTTTGATAGACGAAATGTTCAAAGGCACGAATGTGGAAGATGCGAAGAACTGCTCCCTTGCCGTGATCAATGGCCTGTTGCAGAATCATAACTGCCTCTTCATTCTCTCCACTCACCTGTATGAGATTGCAGAAGAACTAAGAACAGAAGACCAGATCATCTTCAAATACTTCCAGTCTGATGTAGTGGACGATGATCTGCGTTTCACTTATGAGTTGAAAGATGGTATCGCAAAGGAGAAGATCGGGTACCTCATATTGAAAAGAGAAAAAGTGATTGAGTTACTGGCGAATATGAAATAG
- a CDS encoding outer membrane beta-barrel protein gives MFHLLRYPIAGAFLLLLSAMPAKAQQNLNMEEHDRKPYYFGITLAANQSNFRLTHSDLFLKQDSIMVAEPLKTVGFNLGLLANLRLNHRFDLRVNPQLLFANKNLYYKENYPLRETEKKVESIVVSFPIQLKFKSDRINNMRVYTIAGLKIDQDLASNKATRRAEDLVKINKTTYGFELGAGFEFYFESFIFTPEFKISNGLNNVHVLDKNLRYSNVIDQLNSRMIVFSIHLQG, from the coding sequence ATGTTCCATTTATTGCGCTACCCGATAGCGGGTGCTTTTCTGCTCTTGTTGAGTGCCATGCCGGCAAAAGCACAACAGAATTTGAATATGGAGGAACATGACCGTAAACCTTATTATTTCGGGATTACGTTAGCCGCCAATCAATCCAACTTCCGGCTCACCCATTCGGACCTGTTCCTGAAACAGGATTCTATTATGGTGGCAGAACCCCTGAAAACAGTAGGGTTCAACCTGGGCCTGCTGGCCAATCTCAGGCTCAATCACCGTTTCGACCTGCGCGTGAACCCTCAGCTCCTTTTCGCCAATAAGAACTTATACTACAAAGAGAACTACCCGCTCAGGGAAACCGAGAAAAAAGTAGAATCTATCGTAGTAAGTTTCCCCATACAACTCAAATTCAAATCAGACCGCATCAATAACATGCGCGTCTACACGATAGCCGGTTTAAAAATAGACCAGGACCTGGCCTCCAATAAAGCCACCCGCCGTGCAGAAGACCTCGTTAAGATCAATAAGACCACTTATGGCTTTGAATTGGGCGCAGGATTCGAATTCTACTTTGAAAGCTTCATCTTCACCCCCGAGTTCAAGATCAGCAATGGCCTTAACAATGTACACGTGCTGGACAAAAACCTGCGCTACTCCAATGTGATAGACCAGTTGAACTCACGCATGATCGTGTTCTCCATTCATTTGCAGGGCTAG
- a CDS encoding dihydroorotase: MQNIIIRNISVVNEGSTTVQDVLIRNGRIEKIAPQISGAEGKEINGEGKHLLPGVIDDQVHFREPGLTEKATIQTEARAAVAGGTTSFMEMPNTKPAALTQELLEDKYNIAAKGSLANYSFFMGVANDNAEEVLKANAKKDRVCGIKIFMGSSTGNMLVDNYLTLEKIFSETELLIATHCEDEKIIRTNMEKYKQEKGDRLSAADHPLIRNEEACFESSLVAIQFAQKHNSRLHILHISTEKELQLFGNMLPLSEKRITAEVCVHHLWFTADDYTKYGNLIKCNPAIKAPHHREALWQGMLDNKLDIIATDHAPHTWDEKQQAYLQAPSGVPLVQHSLLMMLEQVKAGRFTIEKMVEKMSHAPAICFRIKERGYIREGYHADCVIVDLHQSTTVTKENIYYKCGWSPFEGHTFPAAVTHTIVSGHLAYENGQFNENQPGQRLLFNA, translated from the coding sequence ATGCAAAATATCATCATCAGAAATATATCAGTTGTCAATGAAGGTAGCACAACGGTTCAGGATGTACTGATCCGTAATGGCCGCATTGAGAAGATAGCGCCGCAGATAAGTGGTGCTGAAGGCAAAGAGATCAATGGAGAAGGAAAACACCTGCTGCCCGGGGTAATAGACGATCAGGTACATTTCCGCGAACCAGGCCTTACCGAAAAGGCAACAATACAGACGGAAGCCCGCGCAGCCGTAGCAGGCGGCACCACCAGCTTCATGGAAATGCCCAACACAAAACCTGCAGCCCTTACACAGGAACTACTGGAAGATAAATACAATATTGCCGCTAAAGGATCGCTGGCCAACTACTCCTTTTTTATGGGTGTTGCAAACGACAATGCAGAAGAAGTACTGAAAGCCAATGCAAAGAAAGACAGGGTCTGCGGTATAAAAATATTCATGGGTTCCTCCACCGGCAATATGCTCGTGGATAATTACCTCACCCTGGAAAAGATCTTCTCTGAAACTGAACTGCTCATTGCCACACATTGCGAAGATGAAAAGATCATCCGTACCAATATGGAGAAATACAAACAGGAAAAAGGCGATCGCCTTTCCGCAGCAGATCATCCCCTGATCCGCAACGAAGAAGCCTGTTTTGAATCCTCCCTGGTTGCCATCCAGTTTGCACAGAAACACAATTCAAGACTGCACATCCTGCATATCTCTACAGAAAAGGAATTACAGCTCTTCGGCAATATGCTTCCCCTGTCAGAAAAACGCATCACCGCAGAGGTTTGCGTACACCATCTCTGGTTTACCGCAGATGACTACACGAAATACGGTAACCTGATCAAATGCAACCCCGCCATCAAAGCCCCGCATCACCGCGAAGCGCTCTGGCAGGGCATGCTGGACAACAAACTGGATATCATTGCCACAGACCATGCACCCCACACCTGGGACGAAAAGCAGCAGGCCTATCTGCAAGCCCCTTCCGGTGTACCCCTGGTACAACACAGCCTGCTGATGATGCTTGAACAAGTGAAAGCCGGCCGCTTCACGATCGAAAAGATGGTGGAAAAGATGAGCCATGCACCGGCCATTTGCTTTCGCATCAAAGAAAGAGGTTACATCCGCGAAGGATATCATGCGGATTGCGTGATCGTGGACCTTCATCAATCCACTACCGTTACAAAAGAGAATATCTACTATAAATGCGGCTGGAGCCCCTTTGAAGGGCATACTTTCCCTGCGGCGGTTACCCATACCATTGTGAGCGGGCACCTTGCTTACGAAAACGGGCAGTTCAATGAGAACCAGCCGGGGCAAAGGTTATTGTTCAACGCGTAA
- a CDS encoding pyruvate dehydrogenase complex dihydrolipoamide acetyltransferase: MAEVIRMPLLSDTMTEGVIAEWHKKVGDTVKSDDVIAEVETDKATMEVMAYADGTLLYIGVEKGQAAKVNGIIAIVGKAGEDYKPLLEGGDAKAAAPKADAAAPAPKAEAAPAAAAPAVDNGAVEAALKNATVIRMPLLSDTMTEGKIVAWNKKEGDAVKSDDVLAEVETDKATMEVIGYADGTLLHIGVPEGQVAKVNGIIAIVGKKGTDISPILAAEKSGGAAPKAAAPAEAAAGTTAPAQAEAPAASNGSTDGRVKASPLAKRLAEDKGIDISKVTGSGDGGRIIKKDVDNFVPSKTAPAAAPSSTAAAAAPAQVAAFAPVGQESHTDTPVSQMRKAIARRLAESKFQAPHFYLTMEINMDEAMKSREAINKISPVKVSFNDMVIKAAAMALRQHPDVNSSWLGDTIRHNHHIHIGSAVAVDEGLIVPVIRFADQKSFSQIAAETKTLNDKAKNKKLQPNDYSGNTFTVSNLGMMGIEHFTAIINPPDSAILAVGAIKETVIVENGQFKATNVMKVTMSCDHRTVDGAVGARFLVTFKTLMENPVTMLV; the protein is encoded by the coding sequence ATGGCAGAAGTTATCAGAATGCCCCTTTTAAGTGATACGATGACAGAAGGGGTGATTGCGGAATGGCATAAGAAGGTAGGAGATACCGTAAAGTCAGACGATGTGATCGCAGAAGTGGAAACCGATAAGGCTACCATGGAAGTGATGGCTTACGCTGATGGCACATTATTATATATTGGTGTAGAGAAAGGGCAGGCCGCCAAAGTAAATGGTATCATCGCCATTGTTGGTAAAGCCGGTGAAGATTACAAACCACTGCTGGAAGGCGGAGACGCTAAAGCCGCTGCCCCTAAAGCAGATGCCGCAGCCCCTGCTCCCAAAGCAGAAGCAGCTCCCGCTGCAGCTGCACCCGCAGTAGACAATGGCGCCGTAGAAGCTGCATTGAAAAATGCTACCGTGATCCGGATGCCGCTGCTCAGCGATACCATGACAGAAGGCAAGATCGTTGCCTGGAACAAAAAAGAAGGTGATGCCGTAAAAAGCGATGACGTACTCGCAGAAGTGGAAACCGATAAGGCCACCATGGAAGTGATCGGTTATGCTGACGGTACCCTGCTCCACATTGGTGTTCCGGAAGGACAAGTAGCCAAAGTGAATGGTATCATCGCTATCGTAGGAAAAAAAGGAACTGATATATCTCCCATCCTGGCTGCAGAAAAATCAGGCGGCGCCGCTCCAAAAGCTGCTGCTCCTGCTGAAGCTGCTGCCGGAACAACCGCTCCTGCCCAGGCTGAAGCCCCTGCTGCTTCAAACGGCTCCACGGATGGCCGCGTAAAAGCATCCCCGCTGGCTAAAAGACTGGCAGAAGATAAAGGCATCGATATCAGCAAGGTAACCGGTTCCGGAGATGGCGGAAGGATCATCAAGAAAGATGTGGACAATTTCGTTCCATCTAAAACAGCTCCTGCCGCAGCACCTTCCAGTACTGCCGCTGCTGCTGCACCAGCCCAGGTTGCTGCCTTTGCACCTGTTGGCCAGGAAAGCCATACAGATACTCCTGTATCACAAATGCGGAAGGCTATCGCCCGCCGCCTCGCAGAAAGCAAGTTCCAGGCCCCGCACTTCTACCTCACCATGGAAATCAACATGGACGAGGCGATGAAGTCCCGCGAAGCCATCAATAAAATATCTCCGGTGAAAGTATCGTTCAACGATATGGTCATCAAAGCCGCTGCCATGGCTTTACGTCAACATCCTGACGTGAACAGCAGCTGGTTAGGCGACACCATCCGCCATAACCACCACATCCACATCGGTTCTGCCGTTGCCGTGGATGAAGGGCTGATCGTTCCTGTGATCCGCTTCGCAGATCAGAAGAGCTTCTCCCAGATCGCTGCTGAAACTAAAACACTGAACGACAAGGCCAAGAATAAGAAACTGCAACCCAACGATTACTCCGGCAATACCTTCACGGTATCTAACCTGGGTATGATGGGTATCGAGCATTTCACCGCCATCATCAATCCTCCTGATTCTGCTATCCTCGCGGTAGGTGCTATCAAGGAAACCGTGATCGTGGAAAATGGCCAGTTCAAAGCCACCAATGTAATGAAAGTGACCATGAGCTGTGACCACCGCACTGTAGATGGAGCTGTGGGAGCACGTTTCCTCGTAACCTTCAAAACTTTGATGGAAAATCCTGTTACCATGCTGGTGTAA
- the yihA gene encoding ribosome biogenesis GTP-binding protein YihA/YsxC, translating to MVIKSAEYLISSPDYEKCPAGDKPEYAFIGRSNVGKSSLINMLMNQQKLAKTSGTPGKTQLINHFLINKAWYIVDLPGYGFAKVSQSQRRNWEQMIENYLRKRPNLVNVFVLIDSRHTPQKLDLDFVNQLGKWEIPFQLVFTKADKTTQLETSRNVKAFLNKMRETWQFLPAHHVTSTVKKMGRDNILAFIDEMNARFQGIA from the coding sequence ATGGTGATCAAATCAGCAGAATATCTTATCAGTAGTCCGGACTATGAAAAATGTCCGGCAGGGGATAAGCCGGAGTATGCCTTTATCGGGCGTTCGAATGTGGGGAAGTCCAGTTTGATCAATATGCTGATGAATCAGCAGAAACTGGCCAAAACTTCCGGCACACCGGGCAAAACGCAGCTGATCAACCATTTTCTGATCAATAAAGCCTGGTATATAGTGGATCTTCCGGGGTATGGTTTTGCGAAAGTTTCGCAGAGTCAGCGCCGGAACTGGGAACAGATGATAGAGAATTATTTACGCAAACGCCCTAACCTGGTGAATGTATTTGTGTTGATAGACAGCCGGCATACACCGCAGAAATTAGACCTTGATTTTGTGAATCAGCTGGGGAAGTGGGAGATACCTTTTCAATTGGTGTTCACTAAGGCAGATAAAACCACGCAGCTGGAAACCAGCCGGAATGTGAAGGCATTTTTGAACAAGATGCGGGAAACCTGGCAGTTTTTACCGGCGCATCATGTAACGTCCACCGTCAAAAAAATGGGCCGGGATAATATCCTGGCGTTTATAGATGAGATGAACGCGCGGTTCCAGGGAATCGCATAA
- a CDS encoding ribonuclease H-like YkuK family protein: MKWRRFNGDPIHLPIKEEVRQAIVRETGNSYRLKVCIGTDSQVKGADTEFATVIVFLREGHGGFMFIHNERTKDVYSIKERMLVEVAKSIEIAYELCDLFTEYDVDMEVHADINTNPQFKSNLALREAMGYILGMGFAFKAKPEAFASSSCANKIVN, translated from the coding sequence ATGAAATGGAGAAGGTTCAATGGCGATCCTATTCATTTACCTATCAAGGAGGAGGTGCGTCAGGCAATTGTCCGGGAGACGGGCAATTCCTACCGCTTAAAGGTGTGCATAGGCACCGATTCCCAGGTAAAGGGCGCCGACACGGAATTCGCTACTGTTATTGTATTCCTGCGCGAGGGACACGGTGGCTTTATGTTCATTCACAACGAAAGAACAAAAGATGTCTATTCCATCAAAGAAAGGATGCTGGTAGAAGTAGCGAAAAGTATTGAAATTGCTTATGAACTCTGCGATCTGTTTACGGAGTATGATGTTGACATGGAAGTACATGCAGACATCAACACCAACCCACAGTTCAAAAGCAATCTGGCGCTCCGCGAAGCAATGGGCTACATCCTGGGTATGGGCTTTGCCTTCAAAGCCAAACCAGAAGCCTTTGCCAGCAGCAGTTGCGCGAATAAGATCGTGAACTGA
- a CDS encoding CoA-binding protein, whose product MSTPKLTVVIGASENPQRYSFLAVSRLRANGHPVIAIGKRAGQIGDTPIITEHPNVTDVDTVTLYLNPTLQQEYYDYIFSLQPKRIIFNPGTENTELIKLAAEHGVKAQEACTLVLLSTGQY is encoded by the coding sequence ATGAGTACACCAAAACTGACAGTAGTGATCGGCGCTTCGGAAAATCCACAACGGTATAGCTTCCTGGCTGTTTCGCGCCTCCGCGCAAACGGGCATCCTGTGATCGCTATCGGAAAACGGGCAGGGCAGATTGGTGATACACCCATCATTACAGAACATCCCAACGTAACGGACGTTGATACGGTAACGTTATACCTCAATCCTACTTTGCAGCAGGAATACTATGATTACATCTTCAGCCTGCAGCCTAAACGCATCATCTTCAATCCCGGTACAGAGAATACAGAACTGATCAAGTTAGCCGCAGAACACGGTGTAAAAGCCCAGGAAGCCTGCACACTTGTATTGCTCAGCACCGGTCAATACTAA
- a CDS encoding GbsR/MarR family transcriptional regulator, with product MKLSEAKAQFIQSWGLLGAQWGVNRTMAQIHALLLIAPEPLSAEEIMEGLDISRGNANMNVRELMNWGIVEKVLVPGERKEFFIAEKDIWRVGTAIARERKKRELDPVLKVLLQLNKVEGDPKDKHVKAFRETMQNIQKFAHQTDAALNAFIKSEENWFYSTLLKVIK from the coding sequence ATGAAGTTGTCAGAAGCAAAAGCACAATTCATACAATCCTGGGGATTATTGGGTGCGCAATGGGGTGTTAACCGCACCATGGCACAGATCCATGCCCTGCTGCTCATTGCGCCGGAACCACTCAGTGCTGAAGAGATCATGGAGGGATTAGATATCTCCCGCGGGAATGCGAATATGAATGTGCGTGAATTGATGAACTGGGGCATCGTGGAAAAAGTGCTGGTACCCGGTGAACGTAAGGAATTCTTCATTGCAGAAAAAGATATCTGGAGAGTAGGCACCGCCATTGCGCGTGAAAGAAAAAAACGGGAACTGGACCCCGTGCTCAAAGTATTACTCCAATTGAATAAAGTAGAAGGCGATCCGAAAGATAAACACGTGAAAGCCTTCCGCGAAACCATGCAGAACATCCAGAAGTTCGCGCATCAGACAGATGCTGCCCTCAATGCATTTATTAAATCGGAAGAGAACTGGTTTTACAGCACGCTGCTAAAGGTTATTAAATAA
- a CDS encoding VOC family protein — translation MQFPKNAINWFEIPVSNFDRARSFYSHILNSEITEMNFGSDRLGLLPYDAESGGIGGAIVQGPDHIPSQRGCLVYLYCGNDLAEVLARVPAAGGCIEKEKHPVSEESDHGFIAIFKDSEGNRIGLHSPS, via the coding sequence ATGCAATTTCCAAAGAATGCAATCAACTGGTTTGAGATACCCGTTAGCAATTTCGACCGGGCGAGGAGCTTCTACAGCCATATTCTAAATTCAGAAATCACTGAAATGAACTTCGGATCGGACCGTCTTGGCCTGCTCCCTTATGATGCTGAATCCGGCGGAATAGGTGGCGCCATTGTTCAGGGCCCTGATCATATTCCCAGCCAGCGGGGCTGCCTGGTATATCTCTATTGTGGAAACGACCTGGCAGAAGTACTGGCCCGCGTACCTGCAGCCGGCGGATGTATTGAAAAAGAAAAACATCCCGTATCCGAAGAATCAGACCATGGCTTTATTGCTATTTTCAAAGATTCCGAAGGCAACCGCATAGGCCTCCACTCTCCCTCCTAA